The DNA sequence TTTCTCACCGTACAATCAGCAAGGCAACCCAGAGGTAGTGATGGATAATTTCCAGAAAGAGATTGATGAGAGAGCGAATCTCGCCTTATCCAATAAGTTTGAGCTGCTGTTATTCCGTCTCGGTTCAGATCAGAACGATGCAAAATCAGAGCTGTTCGGTATTAACGTGTTCAAACTGCGTGAAATCGTGCCAATGCCGCCGATCACCAAAGCGGCCGGAATGAAATCGCCCCTGCTGGGTATGGCTAACATTCGCGGGCAGTTTATCCCGGTGATCGATCTGCCTGCGGTTGCTGGCTGCACGCCGGAAACGGGTCTGAATCTGTTGCTGGTAACGGAATACGCGCGTAGTACCCAGGCATTTGCCGTGGAATCGGTGGATGACATTGTTCGTCTTAACTGGAACCAAATTCATACCGCTGAATCCGGTATCAGCAGCCGTAATATTACCAGCATCGCCTGCCTGGATGACAAAACCAACAGCATGGCAATGGTACTGGACGTTGAGCAAATCCTGCATGACGTTATCCCTTCCGTTCGTGATGTGAAAGAAAGCGACGTCAAGCTCAAAGCCTTCAACATCAAGCCGGGTTCAATCGCAATCGTGGCCGAAGACTCGAAGGTAGCGCGTCAGATGTTGGAGCAGGGTCTGAAAGTGATGGGTATCCCGGCGGAAATGCACATTACCGGTAAAGAGGCCTGGGAAAAAATTAAGCTGATTTCTCAGCAGGCACAGGCGGAAGGTGTCTCCATCCATGACAAGATCTCCATGGTATTGACCGATCTGGAAATGCCGGAAATGGACGGTTTTACGTTAACCCGTAATATTAAAAACGATCAGCTGCTGAAAAATATTCCTGTGGTGATCCACTCCTCGCTGTCTGGCAGCGCTAACGAAGATCACGTGCGGAAAGTCGGCGCTAATGGCTACGTCGCGAAATTTGAAATTAATGAACTTTCCGCGGTTATTCATAAAGTGCTGGAAGAAGCAGTACGTTAATTTGTCGCAAAATATCGGCCCTCTTTTATCACTGCTATGCTTATGCCGCATTGTTAACACTGAGGAAAGTTATGAAGCGATCGTTGATTGCGGCAGCCGCTATGTGTCTGCCGCTGTGCACTTATGCCGCGCAATCTGAAGTCAAAGCCGTTCCGGCTGATTCATCCGTCAGGACGACTGTAGAGGGCAAAATCCAGCCGCCGGTGAGCTATGCCAATTTGTGGGCCGATGATAAAGGCGAAACCCATATCGGCCATTGTCGGTTAGAAGGGCTGGATTATAAAAGCTATGCGCCTCCGGCTGCGCCGCAGTGGATTGGCGTATCGCCTGACCAGGTTGAAAGCATCGCTTATGCGGTTCTGCCGCCGGGCTAAGTCGGAAGCTGGCATTCCGCACCGGGCCCGCAGTGGGTGATTACGCTTTCTGGCAAATGGTCGGTCGAATCCTCAGACGGCAGCAAGCTGGTGCAGGGGCCGGGCGAAATGCAGTTTAACGGCGATCACGGCGCAAAAGGCAAGGGCGGTCATAACGGGCATATCAGCCGCACCGTTGGCACCGAGCCTAATGTGCAGCTGATTATCAAGCTAAAAGCGGGTGCAAAAGTGCCGCAATCGGCGATGGACTGCCAGTACTGACGCTAACCGCCGTTTTTTCTGGCCGCGACAGCTGGCGGTCAGGAAGATGTTGGCCTGGCGACAACGCGCCGCAGGCTAAACGGTTTCGCAAACATCACCAGATTTCCTGCCAGAATAAACACCAGACCAATAACCGCATTGGCGTGCCAGACATACCCTTCAAACAGCGTGGAAAGCGTCAGCGCAATCAGTGGAAACAGCAGCGTGCTGTAGGCCGCCTGGCCAGCACCGATGCGTCCTGCCAGCGTAAAGTAGGCGGCAAAGGCGATCACCGAGCCAAAAATAGCCAGGTAAACTAGCGAGCCCAGATAGCGCAGGGAGATTTCCGGCATAAAGTTTTCGCCTTTTACCAGGCTGATAGCGCCCATGACCAGCGCGCCATACAGCATGGCATAAGAATTGGTCGAGAGAATCTCAAGACCATGGCGCTGATGCCGCGTGCTAATCATATTGCCGAGCGAAAACCCTAACGTTCCCAGCGCGCTAAGGCCAATACCGGCAAGCAGTGAAGGCGTCAGGCTGGCGGCCGTTACATCGTGCCAGAACAGCGCCACAATGCCGACGATGCCCGCAAGCGCAGCGGGAAGGAGATGTGGATGAGGACGCTGGCGAAAAAAAATCATGCTGTTAACGGCGTTAAACAGCACCGCCATGGAAAAGATCACCGACTCCAGGCCGCTACTGATCCAGGCAGCGGCATGGTAAAAGCAGACAAAATTAAAGCCGAACACGCAGCAGCCCTGCAACAGACAAAAAAAATGATCGCGCAGGCTGATTTTTCGTAAGCGTCCCAGCAGGCGCAATACCACCATCATCGCCACAGCCGAAAGCAAAAAACGCCAAAAAATCGACACCGTTACCGGGACTACGCCCTGTTGCATCACAATCGCTATCCAGGTTGTTCCCCAAATAACCACCACCAACAAATATAAAATGGCGTTCATACTCTCTCCCAACCTAACCCTTTTTCCACAGTGTGGCGTTTTTGCGTCAGGTGGGCTTGCAGGGCGTTGCGCTGATTTGCAAATTCTTGCGCTTAATTTCACTGCGGGCCGGAGAAGGGCTGGTTTCTGCCCGCTGCCTTCATTAAGCTGAGGTTTCCGGGAGCGACAGTGGAACACCATGAACAAGACTTATCACGCTTTTGAAAATCTTAGCCAGCATCGTGCGCGGCTTCAGGAAAGCGTACAGCTTGGATCGGGTATCCAGCTGGCGGCCTGGCGTAATAATTTCGATCGGGTGACGCAACTTAGCGATCATCATACGCTCAGTATGTATGTTGAAGGGGGCTTTGATACCTGGCATAAAACGCCAGCAGGCTGGAAAAACGGCGGCGCGCCCGATCGTTTTTGCCTGTTGCCTGCAGACAGTGAATCGACGTGGGATGTGCGGGGAGAATTCAGCTTTGTGCATTTATACTGCACCGATGCGCACCTGCGCCATCTGGCTGAACAGATTTGGGATCGCCATCCAGCCACGATTTCTCTGGATATGCAGGTTTTTCAGCAGGACAGCCGTATCACGCAGCTTTACCGGCATTTTTTACTCGGCTGCGACTGGCGTAATAACGCTAATCATCTGACGCTGAGCAGTGCGTCAACCCTGCTGCTGACGCATCTGTTGCAACATTACAGCGAGGTTAACTGGCGGCTGCCTGACGTGCGTGGCGGTCTGGCACCCAGCGTGTTGCGCAATATTTTCGCTTATATTGAGGCGCATTTGGCCTCACCGCTGACGCTGGCAGATTTGGCGCAGCAGGCCTGCCTGAGTGAATTCCACTTCGCCCGCATGTTTAAACAGTCGACCCGGCTTGCGCCACATCAGTTCGTCATGCAGCAGCGAATGATGAAGGCCGAGCAGCTGGTGCGGCACACGCTTTTGCCGCTGACCGAGATTGCCCTACAGTGCGGTTTTCACTCCTCCAGCCACTTCAGCAACCGTTTTAAAAGCGTCTATGGCATAGCGCCTTCTGCGCTGCGCCGCTGAGGCAGGCGGTTCCTGCCCCTTCTCAGGCCGCTTCAGCGCGCTCGATTGCTTTGCGCCGCGCCCTGCTGTTAATCTGATGCCCTCGATCACTTTCCCCGGATGCAGATCTGGTTTCACAGGATGATGAATGATCTGGCTGATGCTTGCCACGCTTGTTGTGGTTTTTATTATTGGTTTTCGCGTACTTAACTCTAAAGCCCGACGCGCGTCACGTGCCTTAACGAAACGGCTGAATCTCGATCCCGTTTATGTCGAATCGCTCATCAGCCTGATGGGGCGTAAAGCGGGCGAGGAGTTTGTTGACTATCTTTCACGCGATAGCGAAGCGCATTTAAGTAATG is a window from the Pantoea sp. CCBC3-3-1 genome containing:
- a CDS encoding chemotaxis protein, with protein sequence MDNFQKEIDERANLALSNKFELLLFRLGSDQNDAKSELFGINVFKLREIVPMPPITKAAGMKSPLLGMANIRGQFIPVIDLPAVAGCTPETGLNLLLVTEYARSTQAFAVESVDDIVRLNWNQIHTAESGISSRNITSIACLDDKTNSMAMVLDVEQILHDVIPSVRDVKESDVKLKAFNIKPGSIAIVAEDSKVARQMLEQGLKVMGIPAEMHITGKEAWEKIKLISQQAQAEGVSIHDKISMVLTDLEMPEMDGFTLTRNIKNDQLLKNIPVVIHSSLSGSANEDHVRKVGANGYVAKFEINELSAVIHKVLEEAVR
- a CDS encoding DMT family transporter, whose product is MNAILYLLVVVIWGTTWIAIVMQQGVVPVTVSIFWRFLLSAVAMMVVLRLLGRLRKISLRDHFFCLLQGCCVFGFNFVCFYHAAAWISSGLESVIFSMAVLFNAVNSMIFFRQRPHPHLLPAALAGIVGIVALFWHDVTAASLTPSLLAGIGLSALGTLGFSLGNMISTRHQRHGLEILSTNSYAMLYGALVMGAISLVKGENFMPEISLRYLGSLVYLAIFGSVIAFAAYFTLAGRIGAGQAAYSTLLFPLIALTLSTLFEGYVWHANAVIGLVFILAGNLVMFAKPFSLRRVVARPTSS
- a CDS encoding helix-turn-helix domain-containing protein; this encodes MNKTYHAFENLSQHRARLQESVQLGSGIQLAAWRNNFDRVTQLSDHHTLSMYVEGGFDTWHKTPAGWKNGGAPDRFCLLPADSESTWDVRGEFSFVHLYCTDAHLRHLAEQIWDRHPATISLDMQVFQQDSRITQLYRHFLLGCDWRNNANHLTLSSASTLLLTHLLQHYSEVNWRLPDVRGGLAPSVLRNIFAYIEAHLASPLTLADLAQQACLSEFHFARMFKQSTRLAPHQFVMQQRMMKAEQLVRHTLLPLTEIALQCGFHSSSHFSNRFKSVYGIAPSALRR